A single window of Mugil cephalus isolate CIBA_MC_2020 chromosome 1, CIBA_Mcephalus_1.1, whole genome shotgun sequence DNA harbors:
- the ddx19a gene encoding ATP-dependent RNA helicase DDX19A, which translates to MSGDSWSVAVEIQEATKSATQFDFSKKVDKVPFIRRKIGDINGNIVPGKRTENGGWVEDGEKVDLAEQSLLNKLIRRSLVKNRNQVEVLQADPTSPLYSVKTFEELRLKPELLQGVYNMGFNRPSRIQENALPMMLARPPQNLIAQSQSGTGKTAAFSLALLSHVNPANKWTQCLCISPTYELALQIGQVIEQMGKFCPEVKLAYAVRGNRMERGIKLHEHIVIGTPGTVLDWCTKYKLIDPKKITMFVLDEADVMIATQGHRDQSIRIHRELTKDCQMLLFSATFEDSVLRFAEKVVPDPNIIKLKREEETLDTIKQFYVLCKDKDDKFTALCNLYGSLTIAQAMIFCHTRKLSAWLAAQLNEEGHQVALLTGEMTVEQRAAVIERFRNGKEKVLVTTNVCSRGIDVEQVSLVVNFDLPVDLDGNADNETYLHRIGRTGRFGRRGFAVNMVDSKHSMDIINQIEMHFNRKITKLDAYNLEAMEKLLS; encoded by the exons atgtccGGGGACTCGTGGTCTGTGGCAGTCGAAATACAAGAAGCTACAAAGTCAGCCACTCAG TTTGACTTCTCAAAGAAAGTGGATAAAGTGCCTTTTATCCGCAGGAAAATTGGAGACATAAATG GCAACATCGTGCCGGGGAAGAGAACTGAAAATGGAGGCTGGGTAGAAGACGGGGAGAAAGTGGACCTGGCTGAGCAGTCCCTGCTGAATAAGCTGATCCGCCGCTCTCTGGTGAAGAACAGGAACCAGGTGGAGGTGCTTCAGGCGGACCCCACCTCTCCCCTGTACTCCGTGAAGACGTTTGAGGAGctgagact GAAACCAGAGCTGCTGCAGGGTGTGTACAACATGGGTTTCAACAGACCATCCAGAATCCAGGAGAATGCTTTGCCCATGATGCTGGCACGGCC GCCTCAGAATCTGATTGCTCAGTCACAGTCTGGCACAGgtaaaactgcagctttttctcTGGCTCTGCTCAGCCATGTAAACCCTGCCAATAAGTGGACGCAG tGCCTTTGTATCTCACCAACATATGAGCTTGCACTGCAGATTGGTCAAGTAATTGAGCAAATGGGGAAGTTTTGTCCCGAGGTGAAACTTGCATATGCTGTTCGGGGAAACAGAA TGGAGCGAGGAATTAAGCTGCACGAGCACATTGTCATTGGAACCCCGGGAACAGTCCTGGACTGGTGCACCAAATACAAGCTCATTGACCCCAAGAAGATTACTATGTTTGTGCTGGACGAGGCTGATGTGATGATTGCCACGCAGGGACATCGGGACCAGAGCATCCGAATCCACAG AGAGTTGACAAAGGACTGTCAGATGCTCCTTTTCTCTGCGACCTTTGAGGACTCTGTGTTGAGGTTTGCAGAGAAAGTGGTCCCAGACCCCAATATCATCAAGCTGAAGCGGGAGGAGGAGACACTGGACACCATCAAACAGTTCTACGTGCTCTGCAAAGACAAGGACGATAAGTTCACGGCTCTCTGCAACCTGTATGGGAGCCTCACCATTGCACAGGCCATGATCTTCTGCCAC acTCGCAAGTTGTCCGCTTGGCTGGCTGCACAGCTGAATGAAGAGGGCCACCAGGTGGCGTTGCTAACTGGTGAAATGACCGtagagcagagagcagctgtCATTGAACGTTTTAGGAATGGCAAGGAGAAGGTGCTGGTGACCACAAATGTTTGTTCCAGAG GTATCGATGTGGAGCAGGTCTCACTGGTGGTCAACTTCGACCTCCCGGTGGACCTGGATGGGAACGCGGACAACGAGACGTACCTTCACCGGATTGGACGCACAGGGCGCTTTGGCAGACGTGGGTTTGCTGTCAACATGGTGGACAGCAAACACAGTATGGATATTATCAACCAAATTGAGATGCACTTCA ACCGTAAAATCACAAAACTTGACGCCTACAATCTTGAAGCAATGGAGAAACTGCTGAGCTGA
- the ubxn10 gene encoding UBX domain-containing protein 10: MHVTRPKSSKGRSRPAVNSSLYGGDADSIQGTPESQACSRPDRTLRSRSQPTMWEASHLSQDQVLHMLQHAPAAPPQSLNKYKVLPSIERRRSEASAGRSLDEMMPKLNLTDDAMFRDCGSDGDTRADGDLPVRPKPPPDPAPGTTKEASLLLAIRAPCGRRFQQHFEPADTLLTVRASAESKYGVKYGEAFIETMDVPRRTFADLNMTLAQCGIFNRSVLCISLSNGSDVVVQQ; the protein is encoded by the coding sequence ATGCACGTAACGAGGCCGAAGTCCTCCAAAGGGCGAAGTAGACCCGCCGTAAACAGCTCCCTGTACGGCGGTGATGCAGACAGCATCCAAGGGACGCCGGAGTCTCAGGCGTGCAGCAGGCCGGACAGAACCCTCCGATCCCGGTCTCAGCCCACAATGTGGGAGGCCAGCCACCTGAGCCAGGACCAGGTCCTGCACATGCTGCAACACGCTCCTGCTGCCCCGCCACAGTCCTTGAACAAGTATAAGGTCCTACCGTCGATAGAGAGGAGGCGGTCAGAGGCGAGCGCAGGGAGAAGCCTCGATGAAATGATGCCCAAGCTCAACCTGACTGATGACGCTATGTTCCGGGACTGCGGCTCTGACGGGGACACAAGGGCTGATGGGGACCTCCCAGTCCGGCCAAAGCCTCCTCCTGACCCAGCACCAGGAACAACCAAAGAAGCCAGTTTGCTTCTTGCTATAAGAGCACCGTGTGGTAGGAGATTCCAGCAACACTTTGAGCCCGCAGACACTCTGCTGACGGTGAGGGCCAGTGCAGAGTCCAAATATGGAGTCAAGTACGGAGAGGCTTTCATTGAGACCATGGATGTACCACGCAGGACCTTCGCAGACCTAAATATGACTCTGGCACAGTGTGGCATCTTCAACAGATCAGTGCTCTGCATCTCACTGAGCAATGGCAGTGATGTGGTGGTACAGCAATGA